A genomic region of Geothrix edaphica contains the following coding sequences:
- a CDS encoding hybrid sensor histidine kinase/response regulator: MLVPQGDILIVDDNPANLDLLGAVLRERQYRVRAVPSGAMALEAARRHPPELVMLDVNMPGMDGYETCEAFKKDPALVRIPIIFISALDDPLDKVKAFKVGGRDYVTKPFSAEEVLVRVEHQVNLGRLQRELEIQNQNLADANLKLKEVNTLKTNFTTMLIHDLRSPLTVIGLVLEKLRGGSSTSDGALDKAEASCARIKTLLDEMLEIYRSDTGQIPIEFGEIDPTPWLATLLAPYQLRAASAGVEFQLAISEGLPRILGDQQKLDRVLVNLVDNAFKFTPRGGAVRVETGIEFGSGVEAGLRFLRLSVVDTGRGIPAGDLPFIFDPFRQTERSDASQGVGLGLAIVQRLVAAHRGQIRAQSQVGFGSNFSVLLPC, encoded by the coding sequence ATGCTGGTACCGCAGGGCGACATCCTCATCGTGGACGACAATCCGGCCAACCTCGACCTGCTGGGCGCGGTGCTGCGGGAGCGGCAGTACCGGGTGCGGGCCGTGCCCTCCGGCGCCATGGCCCTGGAGGCCGCCCGCCGTCATCCGCCTGAACTGGTGATGCTCGACGTGAACATGCCGGGGATGGACGGCTACGAGACCTGCGAGGCCTTCAAGAAGGACCCCGCGCTGGTCCGCATCCCCATCATCTTCATCAGCGCCCTGGACGATCCCCTCGACAAGGTGAAGGCCTTCAAGGTGGGAGGGCGCGACTACGTGACCAAGCCCTTCAGCGCCGAGGAGGTGCTGGTGCGGGTCGAGCACCAGGTGAACCTGGGCCGGCTTCAGCGGGAGTTGGAGATCCAGAACCAGAACCTGGCGGATGCCAACCTCAAGCTGAAGGAGGTCAACACCCTCAAGACCAACTTCACCACCATGCTGATCCACGACCTCCGCTCCCCCCTCACCGTGATCGGGCTCGTCCTGGAAAAGCTGCGGGGCGGAAGCTCCACCAGCGATGGGGCGCTGGACAAGGCCGAAGCCTCCTGTGCGCGGATCAAGACCCTGCTGGACGAGATGCTGGAGATCTACCGCAGCGACACCGGGCAGATCCCCATCGAGTTCGGGGAGATCGACCCGACCCCCTGGCTGGCGACCCTGCTGGCTCCGTACCAGCTGCGGGCGGCCTCGGCCGGCGTGGAGTTCCAGCTGGCCATATCCGAGGGCCTGCCCCGGATCCTCGGCGACCAGCAGAAGCTGGACCGCGTCCTGGTGAACCTGGTGGACAACGCCTTCAAGTTCACGCCGCGGGGCGGGGCCGTGCGGGTGGAGACCGGGATCGAGTTCGGGTCCGGGGTGGAGGCCGGCCTGCGCTTCCTCCGCCTGTCCGTGGTCGACACGGGGCGGGGCATCCCGGCGGGGGACCTCCCGTTCATCTTCGACCCCTTCCGGCAGACCGAACGCAGCGATGCCAGCCAGGGGGTGGGTCTGGGCCTCGCCATCGTCCAGCGCCTGGTGGCCGCGCACCGGGGCCAGATCCGCGCCCAGAGCCAGGTGGGCTTCGGCTCGAACTTCAGCGTCCTCCTCCCCTGCTGA
- a CDS encoding ATP-binding protein codes for MPAFLSRFRIAAKLWLGYSAVAAILAGLALVQLGLLHQEERQAIRIFENRMVPVRQLKVMSDAYGIRILFAARQVRGGTLDAAEGLARVRSARREAGRQWAAFKASAPASDGEVLARVDALTTYVAKDLDRLEQLLEEGRLPDLGRFVDDDLLPEILPLTNLLAGLVQAQEDAAQQSMEEMAARSRRTRALSYVLILAGLATALALGYLIARDLSGSIRGMVEQVRRAAGGDLEVRVRIKGQDELADMGRDLNRMIARLRETIHALGEQEASERAVLENARVAIIVRDNGGVVRRFNPYAEDLLGYPAEEVLGRSSTVWLDPEEVEARARELAQRVGRPVASEIDLIRLLTEAGPDQREWTFRARDGRSIPMLVALSRITGADGERIGYLSVASDLSERKALEADLRASEARAQLANRAKSAFLSNMSHELRTPLNAILGYAQLMARRPGRSAEDRDQLGRVLAAGEHLLSLINDVLFLSKIESGGLDLRIGPFRTAALLDGALDMQRIRAEAKGLELRLEADPALPAYLDGDAAKLKQILVNLLGNAVKFTQKGSVVLRAGYAAGRATFAVEDTGPGISEEDQRQLFQAFFQAANQPLAAEGTGLGLHISRSLVHLMGGELALDSRLGEGSRFSFSLPLPEGEAPLELEGGGQVIRLEPGQHPAAMLVVDDRPENRDLLAQLLASVGLQAITAADGIEALELWERHHPSLIWMDLRMPRMSGFEALQILRGREREQNLTHTPVVAISASVIDLDRETLRKAGFDDFLGKPFREAQLFEVAGRLLGLRFLTRQAAPAPVSVDLTGLKLQPESWRADLKDAVLIGDTEAALAVVDRLGHHPMADGLRHLLRDYKLQELLNALNG; via the coding sequence ATGCCCGCCTTCCTCAGCCGGTTCCGCATCGCCGCCAAGCTCTGGCTGGGATACAGCGCCGTGGCCGCGATCCTGGCGGGGCTGGCCCTGGTCCAGCTCGGCCTGCTCCACCAGGAGGAGCGCCAGGCCATCCGGATCTTCGAGAACCGCATGGTGCCGGTCCGGCAGCTGAAGGTCATGTCGGACGCCTATGGGATCCGCATCCTCTTCGCCGCCCGCCAGGTGCGGGGCGGCACCCTCGATGCCGCCGAGGGCCTCGCCAGGGTCCGGTCCGCCCGCCGGGAAGCGGGCCGCCAGTGGGCCGCCTTCAAGGCCTCCGCGCCGGCTTCGGATGGGGAAGTGCTGGCCCGGGTGGATGCCCTCACGACCTACGTGGCGAAGGACCTCGACCGCCTCGAGCAGCTTCTGGAAGAAGGGCGGCTGCCGGATCTCGGGCGCTTCGTGGACGACGACCTGCTGCCGGAGATCCTGCCGCTCACGAACCTCCTCGCCGGCCTGGTGCAGGCCCAGGAGGACGCCGCGCAGCAGAGCATGGAGGAGATGGCGGCGCGCTCCCGCCGGACCAGGGCCCTGTCCTACGTCCTGATCCTGGCGGGCCTGGCCACGGCCCTGGCCCTGGGCTACCTCATCGCCCGCGACCTCTCGGGAAGCATCCGGGGGATGGTGGAGCAGGTGCGCCGCGCCGCGGGGGGGGACCTGGAGGTCCGGGTGCGGATCAAGGGGCAGGACGAGCTCGCGGACATGGGGCGCGACCTGAACCGCATGATCGCCCGGCTGAGGGAGACCATCCATGCCCTTGGCGAGCAGGAGGCCAGCGAGCGCGCCGTGCTGGAGAATGCCCGGGTGGCCATCATCGTCCGGGACAACGGGGGCGTGGTGCGCCGGTTCAATCCCTACGCCGAGGACCTGCTGGGCTATCCGGCCGAGGAGGTGCTCGGCCGGTCCTCGACGGTCTGGCTCGATCCGGAGGAGGTGGAGGCCCGGGCCCGGGAGCTGGCCCAGCGCGTGGGACGGCCGGTGGCCTCCGAGATCGACCTGATCCGCCTGCTCACGGAGGCCGGCCCCGATCAGCGGGAGTGGACCTTCCGGGCCCGAGACGGGCGGTCCATCCCCATGCTGGTGGCCCTCTCCCGGATCACGGGCGCGGACGGGGAGCGGATCGGGTACCTGAGCGTCGCCTCGGACCTTTCGGAGCGGAAGGCCCTGGAGGCCGATCTGCGGGCCAGCGAGGCGCGGGCCCAGCTGGCCAACCGGGCGAAGAGCGCCTTCCTGTCCAACATGAGCCACGAGCTGCGGACGCCCCTGAACGCCATCCTCGGCTACGCCCAGCTCATGGCGCGCCGGCCCGGGCGGAGCGCGGAGGACCGCGACCAGCTCGGCCGCGTCCTGGCCGCTGGCGAGCACCTGCTGTCGCTGATCAACGACGTGCTGTTCCTCAGCAAGATCGAATCGGGGGGGCTCGACCTGCGCATCGGTCCCTTCCGCACCGCCGCCTTGCTGGACGGGGCGCTGGACATGCAGCGGATCCGGGCCGAGGCCAAGGGGCTGGAGCTGAGGCTGGAGGCGGATCCGGCGCTCCCCGCGTACCTCGATGGCGATGCCGCCAAGCTCAAGCAGATCCTGGTGAACCTGCTGGGCAACGCCGTGAAGTTCACCCAGAAGGGTTCCGTGGTCCTCCGCGCCGGCTATGCCGCGGGGCGGGCGACCTTCGCCGTGGAGGACACGGGCCCGGGGATCTCCGAGGAGGACCAGCGCCAGCTGTTCCAGGCCTTCTTCCAGGCCGCCAACCAGCCGCTCGCGGCGGAGGGCACGGGGCTGGGGCTCCACATCAGCCGCTCGCTGGTCCACCTCATGGGCGGGGAGCTGGCGCTGGACAGCCGGCTCGGCGAGGGCAGCCGGTTCAGCTTCAGCCTGCCCCTGCCCGAAGGGGAGGCGCCCCTGGAGCTGGAGGGCGGCGGTCAGGTGATCCGCCTGGAGCCGGGACAGCACCCCGCGGCGATGCTGGTGGTGGACGACCGGCCGGAGAACCGGGACCTGCTGGCCCAGCTGCTGGCCTCCGTGGGCCTCCAGGCCATCACCGCCGCCGATGGCATCGAGGCCCTGGAGCTCTGGGAGCGCCACCACCCGAGCCTGATCTGGATGGACCTCCGCATGCCCCGCATGAGCGGCTTCGAGGCTCTCCAGATCCTCCGGGGGAGGGAACGGGAGCAGAACCTCACCCACACCCCCGTCGTGGCGATCTCCGCGAGCGTCATCGACCTGGACCGCGAGACCCTCCGCAAGGCGGGCTTCGACGACTTCCTGGGCAAGCCCTTCCGGGAGGCCCAGCTCTTCGAGGTGGCGGGCCGCCTGCTCGGCCTCCGCTTCCTGACCCGGCAGGCCGCCCCGGCCCCGGTCTCGGTGGACCTGACCGGACTGAAGCTTCAGCCCGAGTCCTGGCGCGCCGATCTGAAGGATGCGGTCCTCATCGGCGACACCGAGGCCGCCCTGGCGGTGGTCGACCGGCTGGGGCACCACCCCATGGCCGATGGGCTGCGGCACCTGCTCCGCGACTACAAGCTCCAGGAACTGCTCAACGCATTGAACGGATGA
- the modA gene encoding molybdate ABC transporter substrate-binding protein, whose product MPDLRQPLRALLVTFGFLGLAGIGRSAPPPTLAIAAAADLQAALGEMKAAFAKAHPGTEVAITYGSSGNFYTQLMSRAPFDLFLSADLDYPKKLVAAGLADGSTLFHYSRGRLVLWVPKGSPIPLEQLGMQALLHPAARKVAIANPRHAPYGRAAEAALAKLGLLEAVRPRLVFGENIAQTAQFVQTGAADIGLLALSLAKAPNLAAAGRAFEVPLAAYPALDQGGVLLNHARNRAAALAFRDFLRSPEGAAILRRYGFTTEDR is encoded by the coding sequence ATGCCCGATCTCCGCCAGCCCCTGCGCGCCCTCCTGGTGACCTTCGGGTTCCTGGGACTCGCGGGAATCGGACGGTCGGCGCCCCCGCCCACCCTCGCCATCGCCGCCGCCGCCGATCTGCAGGCGGCCCTCGGCGAGATGAAGGCGGCCTTCGCGAAGGCCCACCCTGGAACAGAGGTGGCCATCACCTACGGTTCCTCGGGGAACTTCTACACCCAGCTCATGAGCCGGGCCCCCTTCGACCTCTTCCTCTCCGCCGACCTCGACTACCCGAAGAAACTGGTGGCGGCGGGACTGGCGGACGGCAGCACGCTCTTCCACTACAGCCGGGGCCGCCTGGTGCTGTGGGTGCCGAAGGGCTCGCCCATCCCCCTGGAGCAGCTGGGCATGCAGGCGCTCCTCCACCCCGCCGCCCGGAAGGTGGCCATCGCCAATCCGCGCCACGCGCCCTACGGCCGGGCCGCCGAGGCGGCGCTCGCAAAGCTCGGCCTGCTGGAGGCCGTGCGGCCGCGGCTGGTCTTCGGGGAGAACATCGCCCAGACCGCCCAGTTCGTCCAGACCGGCGCCGCCGACATCGGCCTCCTCGCCCTCTCCCTGGCCAAGGCCCCGAACCTGGCCGCCGCGGGCCGCGCCTTCGAGGTGCCCTTGGCGGCCTACCCGGCCCTGGACCAGGGGGGCGTCCTCCTGAACCACGCCCGGAACCGGGCCGCCGCCCTGGCCTTCCGGGACTTCCTGCGCTCGCCGGAAGGGGCGGCCATCCTCCGCCGCTACGGCTTCACCACGGAAGATCGCTGA
- the modB gene encoding molybdate ABC transporter permease subunit — translation MDWQAIRLSLWLASLTTATLLILGLPLAYWLAFSRRRWKFLVEAVVAMPLVLPPTVLGFYLLLAMGPRSPLGRAWEGLFGSTLPFSFEGLLIASVLYSLPFMIQPLAAAFASVDRGLIEASWCLGESRPRTFLRVIAPLSWAGILTGLVLSFAHTLGEFGVVLMVGGNLPGRTRTVSIAIYDQVQAMDYAPAARTAALLLGVSFLVLAFTYALRRRQRKPWTLI, via the coding sequence ATGGACTGGCAGGCCATCCGCCTGAGCCTCTGGCTCGCCTCGCTCACCACGGCGACCCTGCTGATCCTGGGCCTGCCCCTGGCCTACTGGCTGGCCTTCTCCCGGCGGCGCTGGAAGTTCCTGGTGGAGGCGGTGGTGGCCATGCCCCTGGTGCTGCCGCCCACGGTGCTGGGCTTCTACCTCCTGCTGGCCATGGGCCCCCGCAGCCCGCTGGGCCGGGCCTGGGAGGGCCTCTTCGGCAGCACGCTGCCCTTCTCCTTCGAGGGCCTGCTCATCGCCTCCGTGCTCTACAGCCTGCCCTTCATGATCCAGCCCCTGGCCGCGGCCTTCGCCTCCGTGGATCGCGGCCTCATCGAGGCCTCCTGGTGCCTGGGCGAATCGCGGCCCCGCACCTTCCTCCGCGTGATCGCGCCCCTCTCCTGGGCCGGCATCCTCACGGGGCTGGTGCTGAGCTTCGCCCACACCCTGGGCGAGTTCGGCGTGGTGCTCATGGTGGGCGGCAACCTGCCGGGCCGCACCCGCACCGTGAGCATCGCCATCTACGACCAGGTGCAGGCCATGGACTACGCCCCGGCGGCCCGCACGGCCGCGCTGCTGCTGGGCGTGTCGTTCCTCGTGCTGGCCTTCACCTACGCGCTGCGGCGCCGCCAGAGGAAGCCGTGGACGCTCATCTGA
- a CDS encoding ABC transporter ATP-binding protein, producing MDAHLISDDPYLQADAERRFPRGATIEARFEIPRPGFSVTVLFGPSGSGKTTALRLLAGLEPADRGVIRVGGAAWSDVERHIHLPPQARDLGFLPQAYSLFPHLSVGANLGYGLASLSPRERAARVDELLALLDLEGLGDRHPGELSGGQQQRVALGRALARKPRLLLLDEPLSALDRPSQLRLRKELRELLRTLDIPTVLVTHDRAEALQLGDRLVVMDQGRVCQSGDIQQVFDRPTDPAVARILGVETVVRGRIESIADGMATVAVGSAQILAADPGSLGWEVFVCIRGEDVAVERGGGPGSGSTARNRLPARITALQPEGSLIRIALDAGFPLESLVTRQACHDLALVEGDPVCAILKAAAVHLIPHD from the coding sequence GTGGACGCTCATCTGATCAGCGATGATCCCTACTTGCAGGCAGACGCCGAACGCCGCTTCCCGCGGGGCGCCACCATCGAGGCCCGCTTCGAGATCCCGCGGCCGGGCTTCTCCGTGACCGTGCTCTTCGGCCCCTCGGGATCGGGCAAGACCACGGCCCTGCGGCTGCTGGCGGGGCTGGAACCGGCGGATCGCGGCGTCATCCGTGTGGGCGGCGCAGCTTGGTCGGACGTGGAACGGCACATTCATCTTCCCCCCCAGGCCCGCGACCTGGGCTTCCTGCCCCAGGCCTACAGCCTCTTCCCTCACCTCAGCGTGGGCGCGAACCTGGGCTACGGCCTGGCTTCGCTAAGCCCACGGGAACGGGCCGCCCGGGTGGACGAGCTGCTCGCCCTCCTCGACCTGGAGGGCCTCGGAGACCGCCATCCCGGGGAGCTGTCCGGGGGGCAGCAGCAGCGCGTGGCCCTGGGTCGGGCGCTGGCGCGGAAGCCCCGGCTGCTGCTGCTGGACGAGCCCCTGTCCGCCCTGGACCGGCCGTCGCAGCTGCGCCTCCGCAAGGAGTTGCGCGAGCTGCTCCGCACCCTGGACATCCCCACGGTGCTCGTCACCCACGACCGGGCCGAGGCCCTCCAGCTGGGGGACCGGCTGGTGGTGATGGACCAGGGGCGGGTCTGTCAGAGCGGCGACATCCAGCAGGTCTTCGACCGCCCCACGGACCCGGCCGTGGCGCGGATTCTGGGCGTGGAGACGGTGGTGCGGGGCCGGATCGAATCCATCGCCGACGGCATGGCCACGGTCGCGGTGGGGTCCGCCCAGATCCTGGCCGCCGATCCCGGCAGCCTCGGCTGGGAGGTCTTCGTGTGCATCCGGGGCGAAGATGTGGCCGTGGAGCGCGGCGGCGGCCCCGGCTCCGGCTCCACCGCCCGCAACCGCCTGCCGGCCCGCATCACCGCCCTGCAACCGGAAGGCTCTCTCATCCGGATCGCCCTCGACGCGGGCTTCCCCCTGGAGAGCCTCGTCACGCGGCAGGCCTGCCATGACCTGGCCCTGGTGGAAGGCGATCCGGTCTGCGCCATCCTCAAGGCCGCCGCGGTGCACCTCATTCCCCACGACTGA
- a CDS encoding glycosyltransferase family 2 protein: MSDSGPALPRVAVLIPCYNESVAIGRVVADFRKALPESCVYVYDNNSTDGTAEAARAAGALLGRETAQGKGHVVRRMFADVDADVYVLVDGDATYEAASAPGMVARLLEGQLDMVVGCRAETGQDVFRRGHRFGNALLSLSVGFLFRQRVTDMLSGYRVFSRRFVKSFPVLSAGFEIETELTVHALELAMPVAEEGTPYRARPAGSASKLRTYADGFKILRLILSLYRNEEPMAFFSALSSLLVALSLVLAVPLFRTYLATGLVPRFPTAILCTGFMVIAALGYTCGLILDTVTRGRKEVKKLAYLAVPPWPAGGNR; encoded by the coding sequence ATGAGCGACTCCGGCCCTGCCCTGCCCCGCGTGGCGGTACTCATCCCCTGCTACAACGAGTCAGTCGCCATCGGCCGGGTGGTGGCCGATTTCAGGAAGGCCCTTCCGGAGTCATGCGTCTACGTCTATGACAACAACTCCACCGACGGCACCGCGGAAGCCGCCCGTGCCGCCGGGGCCCTCCTGGGCCGCGAGACCGCCCAGGGCAAGGGCCACGTGGTGCGCCGCATGTTCGCGGACGTGGATGCCGATGTCTACGTGTTGGTGGACGGCGACGCGACCTACGAGGCCGCCAGCGCCCCCGGCATGGTGGCGCGCCTGCTGGAGGGGCAGCTGGACATGGTGGTGGGCTGCCGGGCGGAGACAGGCCAGGATGTCTTCCGGCGAGGTCACCGGTTCGGGAACGCGCTGCTCAGCCTCTCCGTGGGCTTCCTCTTCCGTCAGCGAGTCACGGATATGCTATCGGGCTACCGCGTCTTCTCGCGCCGCTTCGTGAAGTCCTTCCCTGTGCTCTCGGCGGGGTTCGAGATCGAGACGGAGCTGACGGTCCACGCCCTGGAGCTGGCCATGCCCGTGGCGGAAGAGGGCACGCCCTACCGGGCGCGGCCTGCGGGCTCCGCGAGCAAACTGCGGACCTACGCGGACGGCTTCAAGATCCTCCGCCTCATCCTGTCCCTCTACCGGAATGAGGAGCCCATGGCCTTCTTCTCGGCACTCTCGAGCCTGCTCGTCGCGCTCTCCCTGGTCCTGGCCGTGCCCCTCTTCCGCACCTACCTCGCCACGGGCCTGGTGCCCCGCTTTCCCACAGCCATCCTCTGCACGGGGTTCATGGTCATCGCAGCGCTCGGCTACACCTGCGGGCTCATCCTCGACACCGTCACCCGCGGGCGCAAGGAGGTGAAGAAGCTCGCCTACCTGGCCGTGCCACCCTGGCCCGCTGGGGGGAACCGATGA
- the gcvPB gene encoding aminomethyl-transferring glycine dehydrogenase subunit GcvPB, producing the protein MFLRQREPLSFERSVPGKRGMDLPKLDVPTAKDTRPAHLKRSGFDALPELSEVEVIRHFTRLSKWNYGVDDGIYPLGSCTMKHNPRLNEKVAGMPGFTDSHPMAPDALIQGNLETLFTLQEWLKEITGLPGVTLQPSAGAAGELTGVMLIRAYHVAQGAKRRVILIPDSGHGTNPATAAMAGYEVVELPSLPDGTISFDDVTDPVNGKVRKGLKTLVNELGAEIAGAMITNPNTVGVFEYRFKEISDLLHSVGALVYMDGANMNALVGVARPGDFGVDVMHLNLHKTMSTPHGGGGPGAGPVCCVEKLVPFLPVPVVVRDTVKVGEGEVPKHSYRWDWNRPQSIGKVHTFYGNFGILVRALTYCLSHGSDGLKEATLRAIVNANYIRARLKGAYALHIDSPSLHEVVFSDTLQAKHDVHTLDIAKRLIDHGYHPPTIYFPLIVPGALMIEPTESEGKDELDAFCDTMLAIAKEVETDPEALHQAPTLAPLRRMDETTAARKPVLRWTKA; encoded by the coding sequence ATGTTCCTTCGCCAGCGCGAACCCCTCTCCTTCGAACGCTCCGTCCCCGGCAAGCGGGGCATGGACCTGCCGAAACTCGACGTGCCCACCGCCAAGGACACCCGCCCCGCCCACTTGAAGCGCAGCGGCTTCGACGCCCTGCCCGAGCTGAGCGAGGTGGAGGTCATCCGCCACTTCACGCGCCTCTCCAAGTGGAACTACGGCGTGGACGACGGCATCTACCCGCTGGGTTCCTGCACCATGAAGCACAACCCGCGGCTCAACGAGAAGGTCGCCGGAATGCCGGGCTTCACGGACAGCCACCCCATGGCGCCCGATGCCCTCATCCAGGGCAACCTGGAGACGCTCTTCACCCTGCAGGAGTGGCTGAAGGAGATCACGGGCCTGCCCGGCGTCACCCTCCAGCCCAGCGCCGGCGCCGCCGGCGAGCTCACGGGCGTCATGCTCATCCGCGCCTACCACGTGGCCCAGGGCGCCAAGCGTCGCGTGATCCTCATCCCCGACAGCGGCCACGGCACCAACCCCGCCACCGCCGCCATGGCAGGCTACGAAGTGGTGGAACTGCCGTCGCTGCCGGACGGCACCATTTCCTTCGACGATGTGACTGATCCCGTGAACGGCAAGGTCCGCAAGGGCCTGAAGACCCTGGTGAACGAGCTGGGCGCGGAGATCGCCGGCGCCATGATCACCAACCCCAACACGGTCGGCGTCTTCGAGTACCGCTTCAAGGAGATCAGCGACCTGCTGCACAGCGTGGGCGCCCTGGTCTACATGGACGGGGCCAACATGAACGCCCTCGTGGGTGTGGCCCGCCCCGGCGACTTCGGCGTGGACGTCATGCACCTGAACCTGCATAAGACCATGTCCACCCCCCACGGCGGCGGCGGCCCCGGCGCCGGCCCCGTGTGCTGCGTCGAGAAGCTGGTGCCCTTCCTCCCCGTGCCCGTCGTCGTGCGCGACACCGTGAAGGTCGGCGAAGGCGAGGTGCCGAAGCACAGCTACCGCTGGGACTGGAACCGCCCCCAGAGCATCGGCAAGGTGCACACCTTCTACGGAAACTTCGGCATCCTCGTGCGGGCGCTGACCTACTGCCTGAGCCACGGCTCCGACGGCCTGAAGGAAGCCACGCTCCGCGCCATCGTGAATGCCAACTACATCCGCGCCCGGCTCAAGGGCGCCTACGCCCTGCACATCGACTCGCCCAGCCTGCACGAGGTGGTCTTCAGCGACACCCTCCAGGCCAAGCACGACGTCCACACCCTGGACATCGCCAAGCGCCTCATCGACCACGGCTACCATCCGCCCACGATCTACTTCCCCCTGATCGTGCCCGGCGCGCTGATGATCGAGCCCACGGAGAGCGAGGGCAAGGACGAGCTGGACGCCTTCTGCGACACCATGCTGGCCATCGCCAAGGAGGTGGAGACGGACCCGGAGGCCCTGCACCAGGCCCCCACCCTCGCCCCCCTGCGCCGCATGGACGAGACCACCGCCGCCCGCAAGCCCGTGCTGCGGTGGACGAAGGCCTGA
- the gcvPA gene encoding aminomethyl-transferring glycine dehydrogenase subunit GcvPA, whose translation MRYLPSSPAEDRALLDTIGVPRAEDLLVGIPESLRLKGGLDLPAQGSEQEVTWQMLDLANRNTRFCAQFLGAGAYDHFVPSAIDAMVSRQEWFTAYTPYQPEISQGTLQHIFEYQTLICDLTGLDVTNASLYDGGTACVETALMAVRVQKKRNTVLVSRGLHPLYRQVLATNFAPHDDLKLVEVDLKDGVTDLADLQAKLNGDVAAVMVGYPNFLGAVEDLTALAGPVHAAGALLVSVTQEALAFGWLEAPGKAGADMACGEAMSFGNKPNFGGPYLGFLAVKDAHKREIPGRVVGQTKDLDGRTGYVLTLTAREQHIRRDKATSNICSNQGLVALRANIYLQVAGPEGLKGLAEQNVAKAQYLRQRLLELPDMEPVFDHPFFNEFVLRYKGDMAALQEACLAESLLPGLDLGRFYPEYQGCILWCATELHTRRMIESLVEILARVPATV comes from the coding sequence ATGCGCTATCTGCCTTCCTCCCCTGCCGAAGATCGGGCCCTCCTGGACACGATCGGCGTTCCCCGCGCCGAGGATCTCCTCGTGGGCATTCCCGAGTCCCTGCGCCTGAAGGGCGGCCTGGACCTGCCCGCCCAGGGCTCCGAGCAGGAAGTGACTTGGCAGATGCTGGACCTGGCCAACCGGAACACGCGCTTCTGCGCCCAGTTCCTCGGCGCCGGCGCCTACGACCACTTCGTGCCGTCGGCCATCGACGCCATGGTGAGCCGCCAGGAGTGGTTCACGGCCTACACGCCCTACCAGCCCGAGATCAGCCAGGGCACCCTCCAGCACATCTTTGAATACCAGACCCTCATCTGCGACCTCACGGGCCTGGATGTCACCAACGCCAGCCTCTACGACGGCGGCACCGCCTGCGTGGAGACGGCCCTCATGGCCGTCCGCGTGCAGAAGAAGCGCAACACCGTGCTGGTGAGCCGCGGCCTGCACCCCCTCTACCGCCAGGTGCTGGCGACCAACTTCGCGCCGCACGACGACCTGAAGCTGGTGGAAGTGGACCTGAAGGATGGCGTCACCGACCTGGCGGACCTGCAGGCCAAGCTCAACGGTGATGTGGCCGCGGTGATGGTGGGCTACCCCAACTTCCTGGGCGCCGTGGAGGACCTCACGGCCCTGGCCGGCCCCGTCCACGCCGCCGGCGCCCTGCTGGTGAGCGTCACCCAGGAGGCCCTGGCCTTCGGCTGGCTGGAGGCGCCCGGCAAGGCCGGCGCCGACATGGCCTGCGGCGAGGCCATGTCCTTCGGCAACAAGCCCAATTTCGGCGGGCCCTACCTGGGCTTCCTGGCCGTGAAGGACGCCCACAAGCGCGAGATCCCCGGCCGCGTCGTGGGCCAGACCAAGGATCTGGATGGCCGCACGGGCTATGTGCTGACGCTCACCGCCCGCGAGCAGCACATCCGCCGCGACAAAGCCACCAGCAACATCTGCTCGAACCAGGGCCTCGTGGCCCTGCGCGCCAACATCTACCTGCAGGTGGCGGGTCCCGAGGGGCTCAAGGGCCTGGCCGAGCAGAACGTGGCCAAGGCCCAGTACCTGCGCCAGCGCCTGCTGGAGCTGCCGGACATGGAGCCAGTCTTCGACCACCCCTTCTTCAACGAGTTCGTGCTGCGCTACAAGGGCGACATGGCCGCGCTGCAGGAGGCCTGCCTCGCGGAGAGCCTGCTGCCTGGCCTGGACCTGGGCCGCTTCTATCCCGAATACCAGGGCTGCATCCTCTGGTGCGCCACCGAACTCCACACCCGCCGGATGATCGAGAGCCTCGTCGAGATCCTGGCCCGCGTCCCCGCCACTGTGTAA